The Cystobacter ferrugineus genome includes a window with the following:
- the ribA gene encoding GTP cyclohydrolase II — MSDTPQVLPTRKSSSLLERFSEADVPTERGVLRTVVFREKRNGREHVALIVGDIHDKEGVPVRVHSECLTSEVFGSLKCDCRQQLDRALDFVTQNGCGVVLYLRQEGRGIGLGNKIKAYALQAQGLDTYESNRKLGFADDLRSYDVAAEMLRSLGVRSVDLITNNPLKIAGLVEEGIPVRRRIPSRTAHNPHNVDYLRTKRERTGHLIELFAEDDTEAKVG, encoded by the coding sequence ATGTCCGACACGCCTCAGGTCCTCCCCACCCGAAAAAGCTCTTCGCTCCTGGAGAGGTTCTCCGAAGCGGACGTCCCGACGGAGCGGGGCGTGCTGCGCACGGTCGTCTTCCGGGAGAAGCGCAATGGGCGGGAGCACGTGGCCCTCATCGTGGGGGACATCCACGACAAGGAGGGGGTGCCGGTGCGTGTGCACTCCGAGTGCCTGACCAGCGAGGTGTTCGGCAGCCTCAAGTGCGACTGCCGGCAGCAGCTCGACCGGGCGCTGGACTTCGTCACCCAGAATGGCTGTGGGGTGGTGCTCTACCTGCGCCAGGAGGGCCGGGGGATCGGCCTGGGCAACAAGATCAAGGCCTATGCCCTGCAGGCCCAGGGGCTGGACACCTACGAGTCCAACCGGAAGCTGGGGTTCGCCGACGATCTGCGCAGCTACGACGTCGCCGCGGAGATGCTGCGCTCACTGGGAGTGCGTTCCGTGGACCTCATCACGAACAACCCCCTGAAAATTGCAGGATTGGTGGAAGAGGGTATTCCCGTACGCCGACGCATTCCCTCGCGTACGGCGCATAATCCACATAACGTGGACTACCTGAGGACAAAGCGCGAGCGCACGGGACACCTGATTGAGCTCTTCGCCGAGGACGACACAGAAGCCAAGGTGGGCTGA
- the glp gene encoding gephyrin-like molybdotransferase Glp: MKEDTELLAVEEARARTLALVQPLPTEWVRWEDALGRTLAEDVRAQRTLPPWDNSAMDGFAVRSADLTGPMPVRLRVGETIYAGQTPREEVRAGACARIMTGAPLPPGADAVVMRERTRLTPEGDAVEILEGVGPGNFVRPRGEDAREGEVLLPRGTPLGIPELGLLLGQGRTSVPVPRRPRVAILSTGDELCPADAPAEGRIVDANAPALSLAVLRAGGVPSVLGIARDTREDVSRHLAAAEGHDLVLTSAGMSVGEHDFVREALAHLGVAQDFWRVAIKPGKPLAVGRKGGTLYCGLPGNPTSSLVTFELFVRPALRRMLGHADVEPPRVPGRLEGELKKAPGLDHYIRVTATWREGELWARPLATQTSGALRSAASATHLLHFPRTSSRLTTGDKVELLLLSWSA; the protein is encoded by the coding sequence ATGAAGGAAGACACCGAGTTGCTCGCCGTGGAGGAAGCGCGAGCCCGCACCCTCGCCCTCGTCCAACCGTTGCCCACCGAGTGGGTGCGCTGGGAGGACGCGCTCGGGCGCACGCTGGCCGAGGACGTCCGGGCCCAACGCACCCTGCCGCCCTGGGACAACTCGGCCATGGATGGCTTCGCCGTGCGCAGCGCGGATCTGACGGGCCCCATGCCCGTGCGGCTGCGGGTGGGGGAGACCATCTACGCGGGGCAGACGCCGCGCGAGGAGGTGCGTGCCGGGGCGTGCGCGCGCATCATGACGGGCGCTCCCCTCCCCCCTGGCGCCGACGCGGTGGTGATGCGTGAGCGGACGCGGCTGACGCCCGAGGGGGACGCGGTGGAAATCCTCGAGGGGGTGGGCCCTGGCAACTTCGTGCGGCCCCGGGGCGAGGACGCGCGCGAGGGCGAGGTGCTGCTGCCCCGGGGAACGCCCCTGGGAATCCCCGAGCTGGGCCTGCTGCTGGGCCAGGGGCGCACGAGCGTGCCCGTGCCCCGCCGGCCCCGGGTGGCCATCCTCTCCACGGGGGACGAGCTGTGCCCGGCGGACGCCCCCGCCGAGGGCCGCATCGTGGACGCCAACGCGCCCGCGCTCAGCCTCGCGGTGTTGCGCGCCGGTGGGGTGCCCTCGGTGCTCGGCATTGCCCGGGACACCCGGGAGGACGTGTCCCGCCACCTCGCGGCCGCCGAGGGCCATGATCTGGTGCTCACGAGCGCGGGCATGTCGGTGGGCGAGCACGACTTCGTGCGCGAGGCGCTGGCGCACCTGGGCGTGGCGCAGGACTTCTGGCGCGTGGCCATCAAGCCGGGCAAGCCCCTGGCGGTGGGTCGCAAGGGGGGCACCCTCTACTGCGGACTGCCCGGCAATCCCACCTCGTCCCTGGTGACCTTCGAGCTCTTCGTGCGTCCCGCCCTGCGCCGCATGCTGGGACACGCCGACGTGGAGCCGCCGCGGGTGCCGGGCCGGCTCGAGGGGGAGCTGAAGAAGGCCCCGGGGCTGGACCACTACATCCGGGTGACCGCCACCTGGCGGGAGGGCGAGCTGTGGGCCAGGCCCCTGGCCACCCAGACCTCGGGGGCACTGCGATCCGCGGCCTCGGCCACTCATCTGCTTCATTTCCCTCGTACTTCTAGTAGGTTGACTACTGGGGACAAGGTCGAGCTATTGCTCCTGTCCTGGAGCGCCTGA
- a CDS encoding protease inhibitor I42 family protein — MAKPRSGAKKATPAAKKAKTAKSGVLKSASKRVAKAAAKLVAKATEASKAGKKAPAKKKSAAPAAKKAAAKVKQVAKAATKVVAKAAAKVKEAAKGKEAARPKEAVKGKEPSAKAAARAEPITPPVEKPRPRATKLPPPGEPLNKRDMEQLLTAGQGRGVVGEGSLKGRLTLVEGLPGLVVIGRDKRELVFILQGPDQEVLPAYVDHKVSVSGLIKKTTNYGGTVDVRKFSAKKPEAEEPAPAPVESENRLRYLSPGEVSQVISAGMGAGMKGFAALRGNLEMTGEEFVLVVSNAGTRQQVSYILEGKGAKGLRRYLGQTLSVTGVVDKSSGWGGRIDVENVEVRPAEVRPMSREGLETVHVEGEQSTSIDVRLNHAFTVRLQEQPGFSWAIEPTAAKRLGLREANFEVSAEGPASREFFFTPRNPGVSEVEFFLAKAFNPGQVERSFKLNVTVKA; from the coding sequence ATGGCCAAGCCCAGGTCCGGGGCCAAGAAGGCGACTCCCGCCGCGAAGAAAGCCAAGACGGCGAAATCGGGTGTCCTCAAGAGCGCTTCCAAACGCGTGGCGAAGGCGGCCGCGAAGTTGGTGGCCAAGGCGACCGAGGCGTCCAAGGCGGGAAAGAAGGCCCCCGCGAAGAAGAAGTCCGCGGCCCCCGCCGCGAAGAAGGCCGCCGCCAAGGTGAAGCAGGTGGCCAAGGCGGCCACGAAGGTGGTGGCCAAGGCGGCGGCGAAGGTGAAGGAGGCCGCCAAGGGCAAGGAGGCGGCCAGGCCCAAGGAAGCGGTCAAGGGCAAGGAGCCGTCGGCCAAGGCGGCCGCTCGCGCCGAGCCGATCACTCCTCCGGTCGAGAAGCCTCGTCCCCGTGCCACCAAGCTGCCCCCACCGGGTGAGCCCCTCAACAAGCGCGACATGGAGCAGTTGCTCACCGCCGGCCAGGGCCGGGGCGTGGTGGGCGAGGGCAGCCTCAAGGGCCGCCTGACGCTCGTGGAGGGCCTGCCGGGGCTCGTGGTGATCGGCCGCGACAAGCGCGAGCTGGTCTTCATCCTCCAGGGTCCAGATCAGGAAGTGCTGCCGGCCTACGTGGACCACAAGGTGTCCGTCAGCGGTCTCATCAAGAAGACCACCAACTACGGCGGCACGGTGGACGTGCGGAAGTTCTCCGCCAAGAAGCCGGAGGCCGAGGAGCCGGCCCCCGCGCCGGTGGAGTCGGAGAACCGCCTGCGCTACCTGTCGCCCGGCGAGGTATCGCAGGTGATCTCGGCGGGTATGGGCGCGGGCATGAAGGGTTTCGCCGCGCTGCGCGGCAACCTGGAGATGACCGGCGAGGAGTTCGTGCTGGTGGTCTCCAACGCCGGCACCCGGCAACAGGTGTCCTACATCCTCGAGGGCAAGGGCGCCAAGGGCCTGCGCCGCTACCTCGGCCAGACCCTGTCCGTCACCGGCGTGGTGGACAAGTCCTCGGGTTGGGGCGGGCGCATCGACGTGGAGAACGTGGAAGTGCGCCCCGCGGAAGTCCGCCCCATGTCCCGCGAGGGCCTGGAGACGGTGCACGTGGAGGGCGAGCAGTCGACCAGCATCGACGTGCGGCTCAACCACGCCTTCACCGTGCGCCTCCAGGAGCAGCCGGGCTTCTCGTGGGCCATCGAGCCCACGGCGGCCAAGCGTCTGGGGCTGCGCGAGGCCAACTTCGAGGTCAGCGCCGAGGGACCCGCCTCGCGCGAGTTCTTCTTCACGCCCCGCAATCCGGGCGTCTCGGAGGTCGAGTTCTTCCTCGCCAAGGCTTTCAACCCGGGTCAGGTGGAGCGCTCGTTCAAGCTCAACGTGACCGTCAAGGCCTGA
- the rnr gene encoding ribonuclease R, translating into MKRHLAESKHPLGVKELLKLTQLHPGQQTQLKRTLRDMVRAGDLLKEGKRFRLRGSQPPSSGGDGSRGDGSRPPFRRERDEKSPGAWRAGPREERGAPGPGARTPSEIDSRFAPRGRFSKEGRPEPRGRFVREGRAEQPRSRFEDRGAEPRGRFARPERPGDTGRSAPQGRFARDDRRPGQGGRFDRDERRPGQGGRFDRDRRPPAEGRSFREERFVPRDRGERGGDGGRETLSVEGVLHVHRDGYGFVHPSSGQGDNIFLPPQEAARALDNDRVLVEAWGRPGRMEGRLVRVVGRLRQLVVGTYETRGRHSAQVLPSDKNLQMQGPIRVPPTQMARDGDLVKVRLGVGAGLLDPGEGLYGEVAGSLGKPGDPSAEVLSIAYSQGFSDEFPSEVMDEADRIHTVVSEEEARGEDRRDLRSLPLVTIDGEDARDFDDAVYAEDRSEGWRLVVAIADVTHYVREGTALNAEALRRATSVYLPDRVLPMLPERLSNGICSLRPDEDRLCMVADMVIDRKGLLVSSELYPAVMRSHARCTYNEVQDVLDGKDVPHRNAFKPHFERLQALARTLTQMRKERGAIDFNLSEHKVVMGEDGLPSRMEKRERKDSHRLIEECMLAANEAVAKFFADQELPSVYRYHGEPDEEKLAIFAQMAQAYGFNLNAEDITPKALNTFMTQLQGHPEERALNQLLLRSMMQAVYTSGDRGHYGLAAEYYLHFTSPIRRYPDLLVHRLLKAHWNRKGQKRLEAHLEREERALEDMAAQSSDRERAAMQAEREVVSYYAALMVKDRVGEEFAATVAGIAEFGFFVELDELHIEGLVRADTLGFGARFDKALLALMLPGGFRVRVGQKARVRLTSVNLTLRRIDFEALEVGGHTVKAMQAVERQEHEEQRRQTKEERKKAARIARERERQEKWGKPRVDTGSERSLAEAEEAQRRQAADAPETIEIPSGIIDAVAAAAPPEVPAEVVPVPSAGFERIRALAALDQPSEQQVPEKVKAVPPTRRKRAAAAAEEKPTRAKPPATRKQAAAKKPAAKKAAAAKKAPAKKPAAKKVTAKKAVAKKAPAKKPAAKKAAAAKKAPAKKAAAAKKAPAKKAAAAKKAPAKKAPAKKAAARKSTAASKARPTKGGAKKMAASRRGRKS; encoded by the coding sequence GTGAAGCGACACCTGGCCGAGTCCAAGCACCCCCTCGGCGTCAAGGAACTGCTCAAGCTCACCCAGCTTCACCCCGGACAGCAGACCCAGCTCAAGCGGACGCTCCGGGACATGGTGCGCGCGGGCGACCTGCTCAAGGAGGGCAAGCGCTTCCGCCTCCGGGGCTCGCAGCCGCCTTCGTCCGGAGGTGACGGCTCCCGGGGTGACGGCTCCCGGCCTCCCTTCCGGCGCGAACGGGACGAGAAGTCGCCAGGAGCCTGGCGAGCAGGCCCCCGGGAAGAGCGCGGGGCACCTGGTCCAGGGGCGCGAACCCCGTCCGAGATCGACTCGCGCTTCGCTCCCCGGGGTCGCTTCTCCAAGGAGGGCCGTCCCGAGCCGCGCGGCCGCTTCGTGCGCGAGGGCCGTGCCGAGCAGCCCCGGAGCCGTTTCGAGGACCGGGGCGCCGAACCGCGTGGCCGCTTCGCCCGTCCCGAGCGCCCAGGTGACACGGGCCGCTCCGCTCCTCAGGGCCGGTTCGCCCGGGATGATCGCCGGCCGGGGCAGGGGGGCCGTTTCGACAGGGACGAGCGCCGGCCGGGGCAGGGGGGCCGTTTCGACAGGGATCGCCGTCCCCCGGCGGAGGGGCGCTCCTTCCGTGAGGAGCGCTTCGTGCCCCGTGACCGGGGCGAGCGCGGGGGAGACGGGGGCCGGGAGACCCTCTCCGTCGAAGGCGTGCTCCACGTGCACCGGGATGGCTACGGCTTCGTCCACCCGAGCTCGGGGCAGGGCGACAACATCTTCCTGCCGCCCCAGGAGGCCGCGCGTGCGCTCGACAATGATCGCGTGCTCGTGGAGGCGTGGGGCCGTCCCGGACGCATGGAAGGTCGCCTCGTGCGCGTGGTGGGCCGCCTGCGCCAGCTCGTCGTGGGCACCTACGAGACGCGCGGCCGACACAGCGCCCAGGTGTTGCCCTCCGACAAGAACCTGCAGATGCAGGGCCCCATCCGCGTGCCGCCCACCCAGATGGCGCGCGACGGAGACCTGGTGAAGGTGCGGCTGGGCGTCGGCGCCGGCCTGCTCGATCCGGGCGAGGGACTCTATGGCGAGGTCGCTGGCTCACTCGGCAAGCCCGGGGATCCGAGCGCGGAAGTGCTCTCCATCGCCTACTCGCAGGGCTTCTCCGACGAATTCCCCTCCGAGGTCATGGACGAGGCGGACCGTATCCACACCGTCGTCTCCGAGGAGGAGGCCCGGGGGGAGGATCGCCGGGACCTGCGCTCGCTGCCGCTCGTCACCATCGACGGCGAGGACGCGCGGGACTTCGACGACGCCGTCTACGCCGAGGACCGGAGCGAGGGCTGGCGGCTCGTGGTGGCCATCGCCGACGTGACGCACTACGTGCGCGAGGGCACCGCGCTCAACGCCGAGGCCCTGCGCCGCGCCACCTCCGTCTACCTGCCCGACCGCGTGCTGCCCATGCTCCCCGAGCGCCTGAGCAACGGCATCTGCTCGCTGCGTCCCGACGAGGACCGGCTGTGCATGGTGGCCGACATGGTGATCGACCGGAAGGGTCTGCTCGTCTCCAGCGAGCTGTACCCGGCCGTCATGCGCAGCCACGCGCGCTGCACCTACAACGAGGTGCAGGACGTGCTCGACGGCAAGGACGTGCCGCACCGCAACGCCTTCAAGCCCCACTTCGAGCGGCTCCAGGCCCTGGCGCGCACGCTCACCCAGATGCGCAAGGAGCGCGGCGCCATCGACTTCAACCTGTCCGAGCACAAGGTGGTCATGGGCGAGGACGGCCTGCCCTCCCGCATGGAGAAGCGCGAGCGCAAGGACAGCCACCGGCTCATCGAGGAGTGCATGCTCGCCGCCAACGAGGCGGTGGCGAAGTTCTTCGCCGACCAGGAGCTGCCCAGCGTCTACCGCTATCACGGTGAGCCGGACGAGGAGAAGCTCGCCATCTTCGCCCAGATGGCCCAGGCCTACGGCTTCAACCTCAACGCCGAGGACATCACCCCCAAGGCACTCAATACCTTCATGACGCAGTTGCAGGGCCACCCCGAGGAGCGCGCCCTCAACCAGCTCCTGCTGCGCTCCATGATGCAGGCCGTCTACACCTCGGGCGACCGGGGCCACTACGGCCTGGCCGCCGAGTACTACCTGCACTTCACCTCGCCCATCCGCCGCTACCCGGACCTGCTCGTGCACCGGCTGCTCAAGGCGCACTGGAACCGCAAGGGCCAGAAGCGGCTGGAGGCCCATCTCGAGCGCGAGGAGCGCGCGCTGGAGGACATGGCCGCCCAGAGCTCCGATCGCGAACGCGCCGCCATGCAGGCCGAGCGCGAGGTGGTCTCCTACTACGCGGCCCTCATGGTGAAGGACCGGGTGGGCGAGGAGTTCGCCGCCACCGTCGCCGGCATCGCCGAGTTCGGCTTCTTCGTGGAGCTCGATGAGCTGCACATCGAGGGGCTCGTGCGCGCCGACACGCTCGGCTTCGGGGCCCGCTTCGACAAGGCGCTGCTCGCCCTGATGCTGCCGGGCGGCTTCCGCGTGCGCGTGGGCCAGAAGGCCCGCGTGCGGCTGACCAGCGTGAACCTGACGCTGCGGCGGATCGACTTCGAGGCGCTCGAGGTGGGCGGCCACACGGTGAAGGCCATGCAGGCCGTGGAGCGCCAGGAGCACGAGGAGCAGCGTCGCCAGACGAAGGAGGAGCGCAAGAAGGCGGCCCGCATCGCGCGCGAGCGCGAGCGCCAGGAGAAGTGGGGCAAGCCCCGGGTGGACACCGGCTCCGAGCGCTCGCTCGCCGAGGCCGAGGAGGCCCAGCGGCGTCAAGCCGCCGATGCTCCCGAGACGATCGAGATTCCCTCGGGGATCATCGACGCCGTGGCCGCGGCGGCTCCTCCGGAGGTTCCCGCCGAGGTCGTTCCCGTGCCGTCCGCGGGCTTCGAGCGCATCCGCGCCCTCGCGGCCCTGGATCAGCCTTCCGAGCAGCAGGTGCCCGAGAAGGTAAAGGCCGTGCCGCCCACGCGGCGCAAGCGGGCCGCCGCTGCCGCCGAGGAGAAGCCCACGCGGGCGAAGCCGCCCGCGACCCGGAAGCAGGCCGCCGCCAAGAAGCCCGCGGCGAAGAAGGCCGCGGCGGCCAAGAAGGCTCCCGCGAAGAAGCCCGCCGCCAAGAAGGTCACGGCCAAGAAGGCCGTTGCCAAGAAGGCCCCCGCGAAGAAGCCCGCGGCGAAGAAGGCCGCGGCGGCCAAGAAGGCTCCCGCGAAGAAGGCCGCGGCGGCCAAGAAGGCTCCCGCGAAGAAGGCCGCGGCGGCCAAGAAGGCTCCCGCGAAGAAGGCCCCGGCCAAGAAGGCCGCCGCCAGGAAATCCACGGCGGCCTCCAAGGCTCGTCCCACCAAGGGCGGGGCGAAGAAGATGGCCGCCTCCCGCCGGGGAAGGAAGTCCTAG
- the dbpA gene encoding ATP-dependent RNA helicase DbpA, whose product MDFSALALSPPLLQVLAELKFQTVTPIQAQSIPVLLQGRDLVGQAKTGSGKTAAFALPLLQKIQLSHRRLQALVLCPTRELCAQVAGEIRRLGRRLPGLQVLVLAGGQPVRPQIEALERGAHLAVGTPGRVLDLLQREVLDTRHLSTVVLDEADRMLDMGFREDMERILGATPKTRQTVLFSATFPDSIEAMSRAFQKEPTRVTVESADAAPDIQQLAYPCAPEEKTALLLRLLRHYQPTSAIVFCNLKATVVDVTRALNEAGVSADGLQGDLEQFERDRVMAKFRNHSTRVLVATDVAGRGIDVEALDAVFNFDLPSQPEPYVHRIGRTGRAGRQGLALSLVTPKDDRKVEEIEHATKSRLEHASVESLPPADAAGTESLGSAWETLCISAGRKDKMRPGDILGALTGEAGGLKATDIGKIEIQDRLSYVAVARSVARVALQSLSQGRIKGRRHHIERVR is encoded by the coding sequence ATGGACTTTTCCGCACTCGCCCTGTCCCCGCCGTTGTTGCAGGTCCTCGCGGAGCTGAAGTTCCAGACCGTCACGCCCATCCAGGCCCAGAGCATCCCCGTGCTCCTCCAGGGCCGGGATCTCGTCGGTCAGGCGAAGACGGGCAGTGGGAAGACCGCCGCCTTCGCGCTCCCGCTCCTGCAGAAGATCCAGCTCTCGCACCGGCGGCTCCAGGCGCTCGTGCTCTGCCCGACGCGGGAGCTCTGCGCCCAGGTGGCTGGAGAGATTCGCCGCCTGGGCCGGAGGTTGCCCGGCCTCCAGGTCCTCGTGCTCGCGGGAGGCCAGCCCGTTCGTCCGCAGATCGAAGCGCTCGAGCGTGGCGCCCACCTCGCGGTGGGGACACCCGGCCGCGTGCTGGATCTCCTCCAACGCGAGGTGCTCGACACCCGCCACCTCTCCACCGTGGTGCTCGATGAGGCCGACCGGATGCTCGACATGGGCTTTCGCGAGGACATGGAGCGCATCCTCGGTGCCACCCCGAAGACGCGTCAGACGGTGCTCTTCTCGGCCACGTTCCCCGACTCCATCGAGGCGATGAGCCGCGCCTTCCAGAAGGAGCCCACGCGCGTGACCGTCGAGTCGGCCGACGCGGCTCCCGACATCCAGCAGCTCGCCTATCCCTGCGCGCCCGAGGAGAAGACCGCCCTGCTGCTGCGGTTGCTCCGGCACTACCAGCCCACATCCGCCATCGTGTTCTGCAACCTCAAGGCGACGGTGGTCGACGTGACTCGCGCGCTGAACGAGGCCGGGGTGAGCGCGGACGGCCTCCAGGGTGACCTGGAGCAGTTCGAGCGCGACCGCGTCATGGCGAAGTTCCGCAACCACAGCACCCGGGTGCTCGTCGCCACGGACGTGGCGGGCCGGGGCATCGACGTCGAGGCGCTCGACGCCGTCTTCAACTTCGATCTGCCCTCACAGCCCGAGCCCTACGTGCACCGCATCGGCCGCACGGGACGCGCGGGACGCCAGGGCCTCGCCCTCTCCCTCGTCACGCCGAAGGATGATCGCAAGGTCGAGGAGATCGAGCACGCCACCAAGTCCAGGCTGGAGCACGCGAGCGTGGAGTCACTGCCCCCGGCGGACGCGGCGGGCACGGAGTCCCTGGGCTCCGCCTGGGAGACGCTGTGCATCTCCGCCGGGCGCAAGGACAAGATGCGGCCAGGTGACATCCTCGGAGCCCTGACCGGCGAGGCCGGTGGGCTCAAGGCCACGGACATCGGGAAGATCGAGATCCAGGACCGGCTGTCCTACGTCGCCGTGGCCAGGAGCGTCGCGCGCGTGGCGCTCCAGAGCCTGAGCCAGGGCCGCATCAAGGGGCGCAGGCACCACATCGAGCGGGTGCGCTGA
- a CDS encoding endonuclease MutS2: MNVQIAQRTLEDLGYAEVLRALAHRCRTEPGRERALARPFLGTEEEVAEALALVAETRRLAQEQFSLPLGGVTDLRGALELASKNGLLEPRQLIAAAQLLFAFVRTREALEERQHVVPRLAAISRRLPLLEPLAVRIDRSFEADGEISDRASPELREARDRVRGLHRRIKGQLEEMLHDENFLPKLRENYYTIRNGRYVVPVVSNYRGEVPGIVHNASQTGQTLFVEPERLVGLGNDLAIAQSLVAEEERRILQELTNQLGREAAKALEGIEAVAELDEAEAAAVLAGDLRAYTPEFQGVEDLSLVRLRHPRLVLRDTEVVPNDVEMKGQARALVVSGPNAGGKTVTLTAVGLCALMLRAGLPIPAGEGSRMPLYHTVHSTVGDAQDLSQGLSTFSAHVARLRDITLAVAKNSLVLIDEIAADTDPREGAAIAIAVLEELLGKGAVVLVTTHLEELKALAHLDPRFLNARVGFDPKRMAPTYKLQLGAAGASSAIEVAARMGLPAHICERARDLSMNAGGALAKALTAAEEERRRLQDELERAKVAAEESERLRKELEEQKVQFERERKARLMRFNEEVAAASEQAAAEVQELLKVLRAQSNEKAASEARAQLLQRMEEANQRAKAARAELFQVEAPGPADLRVGAWARHSGLNKDVEILELHGDQALVAAGIMKMRVPVSELSGTRTGKPKESKFPERNKQAQQLQRAKAAAPEAVPSTNYRCDVRGMRAEDALGELESFLDRGMRSGEEAALIIHGHGTGALRQAIRDYLAASPYIRMFRPGENHEGGDGVTVVALRA, encoded by the coding sequence ATGAACGTGCAGATCGCTCAAAGAACATTAGAGGACCTTGGCTACGCGGAAGTGCTTCGTGCGCTGGCCCACCGCTGTCGGACCGAACCCGGGAGGGAGCGCGCGCTCGCCCGGCCGTTCCTCGGGACGGAGGAAGAGGTCGCCGAGGCCCTGGCCCTCGTCGCCGAGACGCGGCGGCTGGCCCAGGAGCAGTTCTCCCTGCCGCTCGGCGGGGTGACGGACCTGCGGGGGGCGCTGGAGCTGGCGTCGAAGAACGGCCTGCTGGAGCCCCGGCAGCTCATCGCCGCGGCGCAGCTCCTGTTCGCCTTCGTGCGCACGCGCGAGGCGCTGGAGGAGCGGCAACACGTGGTGCCCCGGCTGGCGGCCATCTCGCGGCGGCTGCCGTTGCTCGAGCCGCTCGCGGTGCGCATCGACCGGAGCTTCGAGGCGGACGGGGAGATTTCCGACCGGGCGAGTCCGGAGCTGCGCGAGGCGCGCGACCGGGTGCGGGGCCTGCACCGGCGCATCAAGGGCCAGCTCGAGGAGATGCTCCACGACGAGAACTTCCTGCCCAAGCTGCGCGAGAACTACTACACCATCCGCAATGGCCGGTACGTGGTGCCCGTCGTCTCCAACTACCGGGGCGAGGTGCCGGGCATCGTCCACAACGCGAGCCAGACGGGGCAGACGCTGTTCGTCGAGCCCGAGCGGCTGGTGGGCCTGGGCAACGACCTGGCCATTGCCCAGTCGCTGGTGGCGGAGGAGGAGCGGCGCATCCTCCAGGAGCTGACGAACCAGCTCGGGCGCGAGGCGGCCAAGGCGCTCGAGGGCATCGAGGCGGTGGCGGAGCTGGACGAGGCGGAGGCGGCGGCGGTGCTGGCCGGAGACCTGCGCGCCTACACGCCGGAGTTCCAGGGCGTGGAGGACCTGTCGCTGGTGCGGCTGCGGCATCCGCGGCTGGTGCTGCGCGACACCGAGGTGGTGCCCAACGACGTGGAGATGAAGGGCCAGGCGCGGGCGCTGGTGGTGTCCGGCCCCAACGCGGGCGGCAAGACGGTGACGCTGACGGCGGTGGGCCTGTGCGCGTTGATGCTGCGCGCGGGTCTGCCCATCCCCGCGGGCGAGGGCTCGCGGATGCCGCTGTACCACACGGTGCACTCCACGGTGGGCGACGCGCAGGATCTGTCGCAGGGACTGTCCACGTTCAGCGCGCACGTGGCGCGCCTGCGTGACATCACCCTCGCGGTGGCGAAGAACTCGCTCGTGCTCATCGACGAGATCGCCGCGGACACGGATCCGCGCGAGGGCGCGGCCATCGCCATCGCCGTGCTGGAGGAGCTGCTCGGCAAGGGGGCGGTGGTGCTGGTGACGACGCACCTGGAGGAGCTCAAGGCGCTGGCGCACCTGGATCCGCGCTTCCTCAACGCGCGCGTGGGCTTCGATCCCAAGCGCATGGCGCCCACGTACAAGCTGCAACTGGGCGCGGCGGGTGCGTCCTCGGCGATCGAGGTGGCCGCGCGCATGGGGCTGCCGGCGCACATCTGCGAGCGGGCGCGGGACTTGTCGATGAACGCGGGCGGCGCACTGGCCAAGGCGCTGACGGCGGCGGAGGAGGAGCGGCGCCGGCTGCAGGACGAGCTGGAGCGGGCCAAGGTGGCGGCGGAGGAGAGCGAGCGGCTGCGCAAGGAGCTCGAGGAGCAGAAGGTGCAGTTCGAGCGCGAGCGCAAGGCGCGGCTGATGCGCTTCAACGAGGAAGTGGCGGCGGCGAGCGAGCAGGCGGCGGCGGAGGTGCAGGAGCTGCTCAAGGTGCTCCGGGCACAGTCCAACGAGAAGGCGGCGAGCGAGGCGCGCGCGCAGTTGTTGCAGCGCATGGAGGAGGCCAACCAGCGGGCGAAGGCGGCGCGGGCGGAGCTGTTCCAGGTGGAGGCGCCGGGGCCGGCGGACTTGCGCGTGGGAGCGTGGGCGCGGCACTCGGGGCTGAACAAGGACGTGGAGATCCTGGAGCTGCACGGGGATCAGGCGCTGGTGGCGGCGGGCATCATGAAGATGCGCGTGCCGGTATCGGAGCTGTCGGGGACGCGCACGGGCAAGCCCAAGGAGTCGAAGTTCCCCGAGCGCAACAAGCAGGCGCAGCAGTTGCAGCGCGCCAAGGCGGCGGCGCCCGAGGCGGTGCCGTCGACGAACTACCGCTGCGACGTGCGTGGCATGCGGGCCGAGGACGCGCTGGGCGAGCTGGAGTCCTTCCTGGACCGGGGCATGCGCAGTGGAGAGGAAGCGGCGCTCATCATCCACGGGCATGGCACGGGGGCGCTGCGGCAGGCCATCCGGGACTACCTGGCGGCGTCGCCGTACATCCGCATGTTCCGCCCCGGAGAGAACCACGAGGGCGGCGACGGCGTGACGGTGGTGGCCCTGAGGGCGTGA